A window of the Tachysurus fulvidraco isolate hzauxx_2018 chromosome 6, HZAU_PFXX_2.0, whole genome shotgun sequence genome harbors these coding sequences:
- the map2 gene encoding microtubule-associated protein 2 isoform X15, translating to MADGRQPEDSASQWALPGTQDSSSPVGENGFSYRTCQPGAAHAAAAASYAKENGFNGDLPSGHEVTAEQVSARIVQEVTAEAVAVLKGEQELHPGTAVRLSSVEDSTNLPPSPPPSPAAEHFGPLEQAVKMDAEKPCGERATPVSTDFAQSESNAKEPTVNPDQKEDSPVNIEKQAPTDAVSLDSSMSQTHVMQLLEVESTSTGDKQLDVIASAKSLEVPGTESASSDKQEGTMDKSGMSAYFETTTLKSEETRGQGEDYYELSTASDETKSAISSVPEISYSTLVQSQSIGEIPESQKGTEEQQKVLASSEKRDDCKLSPGKLALEQRSYSLNITIGAMDQSGGQGRPRNFSPLATDIMSYTSGSLDESTECIPVSPSVEKLPSFPPLILETSASVTTPSASPPHDTVADIKTTSPQPESPGSPLPNKFSYKNGAVMAQDLPEMLDLAGTRTRLMSDNTDPEIIRRKSVPADMPALVSDSLAHLFQGQRVTKSETQLEEHGYCVFSEYSGPMPSPADVHSPLDSPPTQIFNRMISEEKETIPNTSGQESPSSNVLKEDISPETEEEKDTREKMCKNNDAGAEQPSNQVKTFATPTVTVTLEGVKTDLDEEAKLAAEQEAEIADYERQIRKLEMEDRPLSVEEERELQELREKVKNKPDLVHQEAYEEVDAEDVYQLTGVAKDRIARPIKPSPTSSVESGTEEEKVPVDTEKTKQAQDGQKEEPAKLSPAESVEKPRKDQNLLQSDKENETIGEKSQLEIAMAEQAPVSTSVSQSKEEEIEVAEEPMEYMQAEKAGLDLPNVPEILEKVEPRKTEQDQSEVKQIETELVEKDDKPKVTHEEPKVVEKHEEPKVVEKHEEPKVVETHEEPKVVEKHEEPKVVEKHEEPKVVETHEEPKVVETHEEPKVVEKHEEPKVVEKDEEPKVVEKDEEPKVVEKDEEPKVVEKDEESKVVEKDKEDKGFEKDEEHNIVEKYEEPQSVQKEQEFKIAEKDEEPTVVEKHEEPKVVKDEEPTVAGKDEEPKVVKKDNEPSFVEKDEEPKVVENDEETRVVEKDEEPEVVDKHEETGLEKDEKTGLVKDKVEEHDELEGAGAAVQETIEPRAAIESIVTVEDDFITVVQTIDEREVPGHSVRFSTPPEEESPQMLRDEEEEEDSIEMAQEAEMEAASLEEVQDAPEAVQAPVCPPKEVPESECPTESYDDYKDETTIDDSILDSSWIDTQDDDKSMATEKIEPLPRILSPAKKPSTEKPVKQKPKSGRAKGRISTPERKPIWKDPGPVQKGDLKKKKAVIKKVEVTKKSENQSRSPSRKSVLKAAVRHPRATQHHICAKRKPTVSADGRLTFSSVRHSRDRASTPNPTSLTKIPTCKTRASALPQPRLNSTCSYNKTSLLVEFEGPRPFSAGPQDSISINNLEKDGGSRSPEKRSSLPRPASILTRRAYTSEYEESSTSITSSGSTAPRRPTSFQTEVRAEHRTGRSASMTGTESVRSRSARSGTSTPRTPGSTAITPGTPPSTSCRTPGTPRTPGTPKSLSLLSQEQKVAILRTPPKSPVTGSKQLRVLNQPMPDLKNVRAKIGSTDNIKYQPKGGLIQISNKKLDFSHVQSKCGSKDNLKFSPLGGNVQIQSKKLDLSHVTSKCGSMDNIHHKPGGGNVRIESVKLDFKDKAHAKIGSLDNAHHVPGGGNVMVRGGHFPPGTLVSSPGPKTCMIESHKLMFRETAKARVDHGAEIVTQSSGLSPHQMSSSGSINLLESPQLATLAEDVTAALAKQGL from the exons ATGGCAGACGGTCGGCAGCCTGAGGACAGCGCCTCGCAGTGGGCATTGCCAGGGACCCAGGACTCCTCCAGTCCTGTGGGAGAGAATGGTTTCTCCTACAGGACGTGCCAGCCTGGTGCTGCGCACGCCGCCGCCGCTGCCTCCTATGCCAAAGAGAACGGCTTTAACGGTGACCTGCCCTCGGGCCATGAAGTAACTGCAG AGCAAGTGTCCGCGCGCATTGTGCAGGAGGTGACGGCCGAGGCAGTGGCGGTTCTGAAGGGAGAGCAGGAGCTCCATCCAGGCACAGCCGTCCGACTCTCCTCAG TGGAAGACTCAACCAATTTGCCACCTTCTCCACCTCCGTCTCCTGCGGCTGAGCACTTTGGCCCTCTGGAGCAAG CTGTGAAGATGGATGCAGAAAAGCCATGTGGAGAGAGGGCTACGCCGGTCAGCACGGACTTCGCTCAGTCAGAG AGCAATGCCAAAGAGCCCACGGTGAATCCTGATCAAAAGGAAGACTCACCAGTCAATATTGAGAAGCAAGCTCCTACAGATGCAGTTTCTTTAGACTCAAGTATGTCTCAAACACACGTGATGCAATTACTAGAAGTGGAATCTACATCTACTGGAGACAAGCAGCTAGATGTTATAGCAAGTGCCAAAAGTCTAGAAGTGCCTGGAACAGAGTCTGCTAGCTCAGATAAACAAGAAGGAACTATGGACAAGTCTGGAATGTCTGCTTATTTTGAAACAACCACACTGAAATCAGAGGAGACGAGGGGACAAGGTGAAGATTATTATGAGCTTAGTACTGCATCAGATGAGACTAAGTCTGCCATTTCCTCAGTTCCAGAAATTAGCTACAGTACCCTAGTTCAATCTCAGTCTATAGGTGAAATTCCTGAAAGTCAAAAGGGTACTGAAGAGCAACAAAAGGTTCTCGCATCATCTGAAAAAAGGGATGATTGCAAGCTCTCTCCTGGAAAGTTGGCCTTGGAGCAAAGAAGTTACTCCCTGAATATCACCATTGGGGCTATGGATCAGAGTGGAGGACAAGGGCGTCCCAGAAACTTCTCCCCATTAGCGACTGACATCATGTCTTATACCAGTGGAAGCCTTGATGAATCTACCGAATGCATTCCTGTCTCGCCATCAGTGGAGAAACTCCCCTCTTTCCCACCACTGATCCTGGAGACATCAGCCTCTGTCACCACTCCATCAGCTTCTCCACCTCATGACACAGTAGCTGATATCAAGACCACAAGTCCACAGCCTGAATCCCCAGGTTCTCCCTTACCTAATAAGTTCAGCTATAAAAATGGTGCTGTGATGGCACAAGATCTACCTGAAATGCTGGACTTGGCAGGTACTCGTACAAGATTAATGTCTGATAACACTGATCCTGAGATTATAAGAAGGAAGTCAGTCCCTGCTGACATGCCTGCCCTAGTGAGTGACTCCTTAGCCCATTTGTTTCAGGGTCAGCGAGTTACAAAAAGCGAGACTCAATTGGAGGAACATGGATACTGTGTTTTTAGTGAGTACTCTGGTCCCATGCCATCTCCAGCGGATGTTCACAGTCCATTGGATTCTCCACCAACACAAATCTTCAACAGAATGAtttcagaagaaaaagagaCCATTCCAAATACAAGTGGACAGGAAAGTCCATCATCTAACGTTCTAAAAGAAGACATTTCCCCAGAAACAGAGGAGGAAAAGGATAcaagagaaaaaatgtgcaaaaataatgaTGCTGGAGCAGAGCAGCCAAGCAATCAAGTTAAAACGTTTGCCACTCcaactgttactgttactctggAAGGCGTGAAAACAGATCTTGATGAAGAGGCCAAACTTGCAGCTGAACAGGAGGCTGAAATAGCTGATTATGAGAGGCAAATTCGCAAGCTGGAAATGGAAGACAGACCTTTAAGTGTTGAAGAGGAGAGGGAGCTCCAGGAGCTACGTGAAAAGGTGAAGAATAAGCCAGATTTGGTTCACCAGGAAGCCTATGAGGAGGTAGATGCTGAGGATGTGTACCAGCTTACTGGAGTTGCCAAGGACAGGATTGCTAGACCAATTAAAccatcaccaacatcatcagTGGAGAGTggaacagaagaagaaaaagtacCTGTTGACACAGAGAAAACTAAACAGGCACAAGACGGTCAGAAAGAAGAGCCCGCAAAATTGTCTCCTGCAGAATCTGTCGAGAAACCCAGGAAAGATCAGAACCTCCTACAATCTGACAAGGAGAATGAGACTATTGGAGAAAAATCACAACTGGAAATTGCGATGGCAGAGCAGGCTCCTGTTTCCACTTCAGTGTCACaaagtaaagaagaagaaatagaagTAGCTGAGGAACCTATGGAGTACATGCAAGCAGAAAAAGCAGGTTTAGATTTGCCAAATGTGCCTGAGATACTGGAGAAGGTTGAACCACGGAAGACTGAACAAGATCAGTCTGAAGTAAAACAAATTGAAACAGAGCTTGTTGAGAAAGATGACAAGCCCAAAGTGACACATGAGGAGCCTAAAGTTGTTGAGAAACATGAGGAGCCTAAAGTTGTTGAGAAACATGAGGAGCCTAAAGTTGTTGAGACCCATGAGGAGCCTAAAGTTGTTGAGAAACATGAGGAGCCTAAAGTTGTTGAGAAACATGAGGAGCCTAAAGTTGTTGAGACACATGAGGAGCCTAAAGTTGTTGAGACACATGAGGAGCCTAAAGTTGTTGAGAAACATGAGGAGCCTAAAGTTGTTGAGAAAGATGAGGAGCCTAAAGTTGTTGAGAAAGATGAGGAGCCTAAAGTTGTTGAGAAAGATGAGGAGCCTAAAGTTGTTGAGAAAGATGAAGAGTCCAAAGTTGTTGAGAAAGATAAAGAGGACAAAGGTTTTGAGAAAGATGAAGAGCACAATATTGTTGAGAAATATGAGGAGCCACAAAGTGTTCAAAAAGAACAAGAATTCAAAATTGCTGAGAAAGATGAAGAGCCCACAGTCGTTGAGAAACACGAGGAGCCTAAAGTTGTGAAGGACGAAGAGCCTACAGTTGCTGGGAAGGACGAAGAGCCAAAAGTTGTTAAGAAAGATAACGAGCCGTCGTTTGTTGAGAAAGATGAAGAGCCCAAAGTTGTTGAGAACGACGAAGAGACCAGAGTTGTGGAAAAAGATGAAGAGCCCGAAGTTGTTGACAAGCATGAAGAAACTGGACttgaaaaagatgaaaagacAGGACTTGTGAAAGATAAAGTGGAAGAGCATGACGAGTTGGAAGGGGCAGGGGCAGCGGTACAAGAAACCATAGAGCCCCGAGCTGCCATTGAGTCTATTGTAACCGTGGAAGATGACTTTATTACTGTGGTGCAGACCATTGATGAACGAGAAGTACCTGGGCACAGCGTACGTTTCTCCACTCCTCCTGAAGAAGAATCACCACAAATGCTTCgagatgaagaggaggaagaagactCTATTGAAATGGCTCAAGAAGCAGAAATGGAGGCTGCTAGCCTAGAGGAAGTCCAGGATGCTCCTGAAGCTGTACAGGCCCCTGTGTGTCCTCCTAAGGAGGTTCCAGAGAGCGAGTGTCCTACTGAGAGCTATGATGACTACAAGGATGAAACCACTATCGATGACTCCATCTTAGACAGCTCCTGGATAGACACTCAAG ATGATGATAAGAGCATGGCCACAGAGAAAATTGAGCCTCTTCCAAGAATATTAAGCCCTGCCAAGAAGCCCTCTACCGAGAAGCCAGTCAAACAGAAGCCTAAATCAGGCAGAGCCAAAGGCCGAATTTCCACACCGGAACGCAAACCCATCTGGAAAGATCCGGGACCGGTCCAAAAAGGGgatctgaagaagaaaaaag CTGTGATTAAGAAGGTTGAGgtcacaaaaaaatctgaaaatcagAGCCGTTCTCCCTCCAGGAAGAGTGTTTTAAAGGCCGCCGTAAGGCATCCTAGAGCTACCCAACATCACATCTGTGCTAAGCGGAAACCCACAG taTCAGCAGACGGACGGCTGACGTTCAGCTCGGTGCGTCATTCCAGAGACAGGGCGTCT ACCCCCAACCCGACTTCACTAACTAAGATCCCCACCTGTAAAACACGGGCGTCGGCTCTTCCTCAGCCCCGCCTGAACTCCACCTGCTCCTACAATAAAACAAGCTTATTGGTGGAGTTCGAAGGGCCCCGCCCCTTCTCAGCAGGGCCTCAAGATTCCATCTCAATTAACAATTTAGAAAAG GACGGAGGATCTCGGAGCCCCGAGAAGAGATCGTCTCTGCCTCGACCAGCCTCTATTCTGACTCGACGCGCTTACACTAGCGAATACGAGGAGAGCTCCACCTCCATCACTAGCTCTGGATCGACTGCACCACGCAGGCCCACAT CTTTCCAGACTGAAGTCAGAGCTGAACACAGGACAGGTCGATCTGCCAGTATGACAG GCACCGAGTCCGTGCGTTCCCGCTCCGCTCGCTCCGGCACCTCCACTCCCCGCACTCCCGGCTCCACGGCCATCACTCCCGGCACTCCTCCCAGCACATCCTGTCGCACCCCAGGCACCCCACGCACCCCGGGCACCCCCAAATCCCTCAGCCTTCTCTCACAGGAGCAGAAGGTGGCCATTCTTCGTACGCCTCCGAAGTCTCCTGTCACTGGATCCAAGCAGCTGCGTGTCCTCAACCAACCCATGCCTGACCTCAAGAACGTCAGGGCCAAGATCGGATCCACGGATAACATCAAGTACCAGCCTAAAGGAGGACTG ATTCAAATTTCAAACAAGAAGCTGGACTTCAGTCATGTGCAATCAAAATGTGGGTCCAAGGATAACCTGAAGTTTTCACCCCTTGGAGGCAAT GTTCAGATTCAATCGAAGAAGCTCGATCTCAGCCACGTGACCTCCAAGTGCGGCTCTATGGATAACATCCACCACAAGCCAG
- the map2 gene encoding microtubule-associated protein 2 isoform X8: protein MHRRASVSFLLEQVSARIVQEVTAEAVAVLKGEQELHPGTAVRLSSVEDSTNLPPSPPPSPAAEHFGPLEQDVGDEEEAGPLCRFQNSRERCKFLAPSISVSVPEDEPYYSDEEYYDHPLFSPEWTLSGSCPSGQAAAFSQIEEEETIEALSAAEEDENIAAAAALEEQEEEEEQWSGEEPEQEPISKLLEQAEVVVGAQTLPYLQAEDQAINAGPGARNGSTEEAERGECPGKAVKMDAEKPCGERATPVSTDFAQSEVKPEDLTSYQSVVPDTSLPSLSDTDAFAVSPNGQSNAKEPTVNPDQKEDSPVNIEKQAPTDAVSLDSSMSQTHVMQLLEVESTSTGDKQLDVIASAKSLEVPGTESASSDKQEGTMDKSGMSAYFETTTLKSEETRGQGEDYYELSTASDETKSAISSVPEISYSTLVQSQSIGEIPESQKGTEEQQKVLASSEKRDDCKLSPGKLALEQRSYSLNITIGAMDQSGGQGRPRNFSPLATDIMSYTSGSLDESTECIPVSPSVEKLPSFPPLILETSASVTTPSASPPHDTVADIKTTSPQPESPGSPLPNKFSYKNGAVMAQDLPEMLDLAGTRTRLMSDNTDPEIIRRKSVPADMPALVSDSLAHLFQGQRVTKSETQLEEHGYCVFSEYSGPMPSPADVHSPLDSPPTQIFNRMISEEKETIPNTSGQESPSSNVLKEDISPETEEEKDTREKMCKNNDAGAEQPSNQVKTFATPTVTVTLEGVKTDLDEEAKLAAEQEAEIADYERQIRKLEMEDRPLSVEEERELQELREKVKNKPDLVHQEAYEEVDAEDVYQLTGVAKDRIARPIKPSPTSSVESGTEEEKVPVDTEKTKQAQDGQKEEPAKLSPAESVEKPRKDQNLLQSDKENETIGEKSQLEIAMAEQAPVSTSVSQSKEEEIEVAEEPMEYMQAEKAGLDLPNVPEILEKVEPRKTEQDQSEVKQIETELVEKDDKPKVTHEEPKVVEKHEEPKVVEKHEEPKVVETHEEPKVVEKHEEPKVVEKHEEPKVVETHEEPKVVETHEEPKVVEKHEEPKVVEKDEEPKVVEKDEEPKVVEKDEEPKVVEKDEESKVVEKDKEDKGFEKDEEHNIVEKYEEPQSVQKEQEFKIAEKDEEPTVVEKHEEPKVVKDEEPTVAGKDEEPKVVKKDNEPSFVEKDEEPKVVENDEETRVVEKDEEPEVVDKHEETGLEKDEKTGLVKDKVEEHDELEGAGAAVQETIEPRAAIESIVTVEDDFITVVQTIDEREVPGHSVRFSTPPEEESPQMLRDEEEEEDSIEMAQEAEMEAASLEEVQDAPEAVQAPVCPPKEVPESECPTESYDDYKDETTIDDSILDSSWIDTQDDDKSMATEKIEPLPRILSPAKKPSTEKPVKQKPKSGRAKGRISTPERKPIWKDPGPVQKGDLKKKKAVIKKVEVTKKSENQSRSPSRKSVLKAAVRHPRATQHHICAKRKPTVSADGRLTFSSVRHSRDRASTPNPTSLTKIPTCKTRASALPQPRLNSTCSYNKTSLLVEFEGPRPFSAGPQDSISINNLEKDGGSRSPEKRSSLPRPASILTRRAYTSEYEESSTSITSSGSTAPRRPTSFQTEVRAEHRTGRSASMTGTESVRSRSARSGTSTPRTPGSTAITPGTPPSTSCRTPGTPRTPGTPKSLSLLSQEQKVAILRTPPKSPVTGSKQLRVLNQPMPDLKNVRAKIGSTDNIKYQPKGGLIQISNKKLDFSHVQSKCGSKDNLKFSPLGGNVQIQSKKLDLSHVTSKCGSMDNIHHKPGGGNVRIESVKLDFKDKAHAKIGSLDNAHHVPGGGNVMVRGGHFPPGTLVSSPGPKTCMIESHKLMFRETAKARVDHGAEIVTQSSGLSPHQMSSSGSINLLESPQLATLAEDVTAALAKQGL from the exons ATGCACCGCCGTGCCTCAGTATCTTTTCTTCTGG AGCAAGTGTCCGCGCGCATTGTGCAGGAGGTGACGGCCGAGGCAGTGGCGGTTCTGAAGGGAGAGCAGGAGCTCCATCCAGGCACAGCCGTCCGACTCTCCTCAG TGGAAGACTCAACCAATTTGCCACCTTCTCCACCTCCGTCTCCTGCGGCTGAGCACTTTGGCCCTCTGGAGCAAG ATGTAGGGGATGAGGAGGAGGCTGGGCCTCTCTGCCGCTTCCAAAATTCTCGGGAGAGGTGCAAGTTCCTCGCCCCCTCCATCTCAGTTTCAGTGCCCGAGGATGAACCCTACTACTCTGACGAGGAGTACTATGACCACCCCTTATTCAGCCCTGAGTGGACACTCTCGGGCTCGTGCCCTTCAGGGCAGGCCGCTGCCTTTAGCCAGATTGAAG AAGAAGAGACCATAGAGGCTCTTTCTGCAGCGGAGGAAGATGAGAAcattgcagcagcagcagctttagaggagcaggaggaagaggaggagcagTGGAGTGGGGAGGAGCCTGAGCAGGAACCCATATCCAAGCTCTTAGAGCAGGCAGAGGTGGTAGTCGGGGCCCAGACTTTGCCCTATCTGCAGGCAGAGGACCAAGCAATTAATGCTGGCCCTGGAGCTCGTAATGGGAGCACTGAGGAGGCAGAAAGGGGCGAGTGCCCTGGAAAAG CTGTGAAGATGGATGCAGAAAAGCCATGTGGAGAGAGGGCTACGCCGGTCAGCACGGACTTCGCTCAGTCAGAGGTGAAACCAGAGGATCTCACCTCTTACCAAAGTGTTGTCCCTGATACATCATTACCCAGCCTAAGTGACACAGATGCTTTTGCTGTTTCACCAAATGGTCAGAGCAATGCCAAAGAGCCCACGGTGAATCCTGATCAAAAGGAAGACTCACCAGTCAATATTGAGAAGCAAGCTCCTACAGATGCAGTTTCTTTAGACTCAAGTATGTCTCAAACACACGTGATGCAATTACTAGAAGTGGAATCTACATCTACTGGAGACAAGCAGCTAGATGTTATAGCAAGTGCCAAAAGTCTAGAAGTGCCTGGAACAGAGTCTGCTAGCTCAGATAAACAAGAAGGAACTATGGACAAGTCTGGAATGTCTGCTTATTTTGAAACAACCACACTGAAATCAGAGGAGACGAGGGGACAAGGTGAAGATTATTATGAGCTTAGTACTGCATCAGATGAGACTAAGTCTGCCATTTCCTCAGTTCCAGAAATTAGCTACAGTACCCTAGTTCAATCTCAGTCTATAGGTGAAATTCCTGAAAGTCAAAAGGGTACTGAAGAGCAACAAAAGGTTCTCGCATCATCTGAAAAAAGGGATGATTGCAAGCTCTCTCCTGGAAAGTTGGCCTTGGAGCAAAGAAGTTACTCCCTGAATATCACCATTGGGGCTATGGATCAGAGTGGAGGACAAGGGCGTCCCAGAAACTTCTCCCCATTAGCGACTGACATCATGTCTTATACCAGTGGAAGCCTTGATGAATCTACCGAATGCATTCCTGTCTCGCCATCAGTGGAGAAACTCCCCTCTTTCCCACCACTGATCCTGGAGACATCAGCCTCTGTCACCACTCCATCAGCTTCTCCACCTCATGACACAGTAGCTGATATCAAGACCACAAGTCCACAGCCTGAATCCCCAGGTTCTCCCTTACCTAATAAGTTCAGCTATAAAAATGGTGCTGTGATGGCACAAGATCTACCTGAAATGCTGGACTTGGCAGGTACTCGTACAAGATTAATGTCTGATAACACTGATCCTGAGATTATAAGAAGGAAGTCAGTCCCTGCTGACATGCCTGCCCTAGTGAGTGACTCCTTAGCCCATTTGTTTCAGGGTCAGCGAGTTACAAAAAGCGAGACTCAATTGGAGGAACATGGATACTGTGTTTTTAGTGAGTACTCTGGTCCCATGCCATCTCCAGCGGATGTTCACAGTCCATTGGATTCTCCACCAACACAAATCTTCAACAGAATGAtttcagaagaaaaagagaCCATTCCAAATACAAGTGGACAGGAAAGTCCATCATCTAACGTTCTAAAAGAAGACATTTCCCCAGAAACAGAGGAGGAAAAGGATAcaagagaaaaaatgtgcaaaaataatgaTGCTGGAGCAGAGCAGCCAAGCAATCAAGTTAAAACGTTTGCCACTCcaactgttactgttactctggAAGGCGTGAAAACAGATCTTGATGAAGAGGCCAAACTTGCAGCTGAACAGGAGGCTGAAATAGCTGATTATGAGAGGCAAATTCGCAAGCTGGAAATGGAAGACAGACCTTTAAGTGTTGAAGAGGAGAGGGAGCTCCAGGAGCTACGTGAAAAGGTGAAGAATAAGCCAGATTTGGTTCACCAGGAAGCCTATGAGGAGGTAGATGCTGAGGATGTGTACCAGCTTACTGGAGTTGCCAAGGACAGGATTGCTAGACCAATTAAAccatcaccaacatcatcagTGGAGAGTggaacagaagaagaaaaagtacCTGTTGACACAGAGAAAACTAAACAGGCACAAGACGGTCAGAAAGAAGAGCCCGCAAAATTGTCTCCTGCAGAATCTGTCGAGAAACCCAGGAAAGATCAGAACCTCCTACAATCTGACAAGGAGAATGAGACTATTGGAGAAAAATCACAACTGGAAATTGCGATGGCAGAGCAGGCTCCTGTTTCCACTTCAGTGTCACaaagtaaagaagaagaaatagaagTAGCTGAGGAACCTATGGAGTACATGCAAGCAGAAAAAGCAGGTTTAGATTTGCCAAATGTGCCTGAGATACTGGAGAAGGTTGAACCACGGAAGACTGAACAAGATCAGTCTGAAGTAAAACAAATTGAAACAGAGCTTGTTGAGAAAGATGACAAGCCCAAAGTGACACATGAGGAGCCTAAAGTTGTTGAGAAACATGAGGAGCCTAAAGTTGTTGAGAAACATGAGGAGCCTAAAGTTGTTGAGACCCATGAGGAGCCTAAAGTTGTTGAGAAACATGAGGAGCCTAAAGTTGTTGAGAAACATGAGGAGCCTAAAGTTGTTGAGACACATGAGGAGCCTAAAGTTGTTGAGACACATGAGGAGCCTAAAGTTGTTGAGAAACATGAGGAGCCTAAAGTTGTTGAGAAAGATGAGGAGCCTAAAGTTGTTGAGAAAGATGAGGAGCCTAAAGTTGTTGAGAAAGATGAGGAGCCTAAAGTTGTTGAGAAAGATGAAGAGTCCAAAGTTGTTGAGAAAGATAAAGAGGACAAAGGTTTTGAGAAAGATGAAGAGCACAATATTGTTGAGAAATATGAGGAGCCACAAAGTGTTCAAAAAGAACAAGAATTCAAAATTGCTGAGAAAGATGAAGAGCCCACAGTCGTTGAGAAACACGAGGAGCCTAAAGTTGTGAAGGACGAAGAGCCTACAGTTGCTGGGAAGGACGAAGAGCCAAAAGTTGTTAAGAAAGATAACGAGCCGTCGTTTGTTGAGAAAGATGAAGAGCCCAAAGTTGTTGAGAACGACGAAGAGACCAGAGTTGTGGAAAAAGATGAAGAGCCCGAAGTTGTTGACAAGCATGAAGAAACTGGACttgaaaaagatgaaaagacAGGACTTGTGAAAGATAAAGTGGAAGAGCATGACGAGTTGGAAGGGGCAGGGGCAGCGGTACAAGAAACCATAGAGCCCCGAGCTGCCATTGAGTCTATTGTAACCGTGGAAGATGACTTTATTACTGTGGTGCAGACCATTGATGAACGAGAAGTACCTGGGCACAGCGTACGTTTCTCCACTCCTCCTGAAGAAGAATCACCACAAATGCTTCgagatgaagaggaggaagaagactCTATTGAAATGGCTCAAGAAGCAGAAATGGAGGCTGCTAGCCTAGAGGAAGTCCAGGATGCTCCTGAAGCTGTACAGGCCCCTGTGTGTCCTCCTAAGGAGGTTCCAGAGAGCGAGTGTCCTACTGAGAGCTATGATGACTACAAGGATGAAACCACTATCGATGACTCCATCTTAGACAGCTCCTGGATAGACACTCAAG ATGATGATAAGAGCATGGCCACAGAGAAAATTGAGCCTCTTCCAAGAATATTAAGCCCTGCCAAGAAGCCCTCTACCGAGAAGCCAGTCAAACAGAAGCCTAAATCAGGCAGAGCCAAAGGCCGAATTTCCACACCGGAACGCAAACCCATCTGGAAAGATCCGGGACCGGTCCAAAAAGGGgatctgaagaagaaaaaag CTGTGATTAAGAAGGTTGAGgtcacaaaaaaatctgaaaatcagAGCCGTTCTCCCTCCAGGAAGAGTGTTTTAAAGGCCGCCGTAAGGCATCCTAGAGCTACCCAACATCACATCTGTGCTAAGCGGAAACCCACAG taTCAGCAGACGGACGGCTGACGTTCAGCTCGGTGCGTCATTCCAGAGACAGGGCGTCT ACCCCCAACCCGACTTCACTAACTAAGATCCCCACCTGTAAAACACGGGCGTCGGCTCTTCCTCAGCCCCGCCTGAACTCCACCTGCTCCTACAATAAAACAAGCTTATTGGTGGAGTTCGAAGGGCCCCGCCCCTTCTCAGCAGGGCCTCAAGATTCCATCTCAATTAACAATTTAGAAAAG GACGGAGGATCTCGGAGCCCCGAGAAGAGATCGTCTCTGCCTCGACCAGCCTCTATTCTGACTCGACGCGCTTACACTAGCGAATACGAGGAGAGCTCCACCTCCATCACTAGCTCTGGATCGACTGCACCACGCAGGCCCACAT CTTTCCAGACTGAAGTCAGAGCTGAACACAGGACAGGTCGATCTGCCAGTATGACAG GCACCGAGTCCGTGCGTTCCCGCTCCGCTCGCTCCGGCACCTCCACTCCCCGCACTCCCGGCTCCACGGCCATCACTCCCGGCACTCCTCCCAGCACATCCTGTCGCACCCCAGGCACCCCACGCACCCCGGGCACCCCCAAATCCCTCAGCCTTCTCTCACAGGAGCAGAAGGTGGCCATTCTTCGTACGCCTCCGAAGTCTCCTGTCACTGGATCCAAGCAGCTGCGTGTCCTCAACCAACCCATGCCTGACCTCAAGAACGTCAGGGCCAAGATCGGATCCACGGATAACATCAAGTACCAGCCTAAAGGAGGACTG ATTCAAATTTCAAACAAGAAGCTGGACTTCAGTCATGTGCAATCAAAATGTGGGTCCAAGGATAACCTGAAGTTTTCACCCCTTGGAGGCAAT GTTCAGATTCAATCGAAGAAGCTCGATCTCAGCCACGTGACCTCCAAGTGCGGCTCTATGGATAACATCCACCACAAGCCAG